A genome region from Blautia coccoides includes the following:
- a CDS encoding sulfatase-like hydrolase/transferase, with amino-acid sequence MDRPNIIFYFTDQQRADTLGCYGQRLEISPNLDLLASEGVMFENAFTAQPVCGPCRAIFQTGKYPTELNCYKNGQALPRDVKTVADYFDEAGYETAYVGKWHLASQGAAADYERKAIPRERRGGYQGFWRAADVLEFTSHGYDGYVFDENMNKCEFKGYRADRITDFALEFIEGQEHTKPFFLTISQIEPHHQNDRACYEGPKGSKERFKDFELPGDLQALGGDAKEMYPDYLGCCRSLDDNLGRIMEALKKKGLYENTILVFASDHGSHFKTRNKDRHLCGGDDYKRSCHTACLRVPLVISGPGFRGGKVVKDIVSTASLPKSLLAMAGVLVGDCMIGENLKRIADGHTDGRANLAFAQISESRVGRCIRTERYLYSVFAPGKNGCDHKGSSYYEEDFFYDLQEDPFELHNLVRDDRYQAVRRELAEILRQEMSKAGEEPPVIAPVSD; translated from the coding sequence ATGGACAGACCAAATATTATATTTTACTTCACGGACCAGCAGAGGGCCGATACCTTAGGATGTTACGGACAGAGATTGGAGATCAGCCCGAATCTTGATCTTTTGGCATCAGAGGGCGTTATGTTTGAAAATGCTTTTACTGCCCAGCCGGTATGCGGGCCATGCCGGGCTATCTTCCAGACAGGAAAGTATCCCACGGAATTAAACTGTTACAAGAATGGGCAGGCCCTTCCGCGGGATGTGAAAACAGTGGCGGATTATTTCGATGAGGCGGGATATGAGACTGCTTATGTGGGGAAATGGCATCTGGCAAGCCAAGGTGCCGCTGCGGATTATGAGCGGAAGGCCATTCCCAGGGAGCGCAGAGGCGGGTATCAAGGATTTTGGCGGGCTGCTGATGTACTGGAGTTCACGTCCCACGGATATGACGGGTATGTATTTGATGAAAATATGAATAAGTGCGAATTCAAAGGATACCGTGCGGACCGGATCACAGATTTTGCATTGGAGTTTATAGAGGGGCAGGAACATACAAAGCCGTTCTTTTTGACCATATCCCAGATTGAGCCGCATCATCAAAATGACCGCGCATGTTATGAGGGACCGAAAGGGTCGAAGGAGAGATTTAAAGATTTTGAGCTTCCGGGTGATCTGCAGGCATTGGGCGGTGACGCGAAGGAGATGTACCCGGATTATCTGGGATGCTGCAGAAGTCTGGATGATAACCTGGGCAGGATCATGGAGGCGCTGAAAAAGAAGGGCTTATATGAGAATACCATTCTTGTTTTTGCCTCGGATCATGGCAGCCATTTTAAGACCAGGAATAAAGACAGGCATCTCTGCGGCGGTGATGACTATAAGCGTTCCTGCCATACAGCCTGTCTGCGGGTTCCGCTGGTGATCTCAGGTCCGGGTTTCCGGGGCGGCAAAGTGGTAAAGGATATTGTCAGCACGGCGAGCCTTCCAAAGTCTCTTCTGGCTATGGCAGGTGTTTTGGTGGGTGACTGCATGATCGGGGAAAACCTGAAACGGATCGCAGACGGACATACAGACGGCAGGGCGAATCTGGCTTTTGCCCAGATCAGTGAAAGCAGGGTGGGGAGATGTATCCGGACCGAAAGGTATCTCTACAGCGTTTTTGCGCCGGGGAAAAACGGATGTGACCATAAGGGCAGCAGTTATTATGAGGAGGATTTCTTCTATGATCTGCAGGAAGACCCGTTTGAGCTGCATAACCTGGTGAGAGACGACAGGTATCAGGCAGTACGGCGGGAACTGGCAGAGATACTGCGGCAGGAGATGAGCAAGGCAGGAGAAGAACCGCCTGTGATCGCTCCGGTGTCAGATTAA
- a CDS encoding uroporphyrinogen decarboxylase family protein has translation MSKKELTEKENLHLVLEGRTPQWVPSFMDACSFVSSVAIGRKKDPKTGLMVDVFGTEFTSTIDGPMVNHTKQGGFRLKDITKWKEIMPDIDLSAIDWEEDANIVRNKLTKPGQAINYTGAWLWEQMHYMMGFENALASLVEEPEASFELLNALADFYIEALKYACKYLKPDMIMVQDHVATHKGLLISPKTFRELIKPVEKRVVDAILEIGAYPEIHVDGNIEAIIGDYAEIGFKVIQPFQVFNDINRAKVKYSMTAIGGWDAFGPGNQEDSTEEEIRASVRLAIDTYAPGGRYVFWESGATDAFPETVRIIRDEARIYGHQYYNK, from the coding sequence ATGAGTAAAAAAGAGTTAACAGAAAAAGAAAACCTGCATCTTGTTTTGGAAGGCAGGACACCCCAGTGGGTCCCCTCTTTTATGGATGCCTGTTCTTTTGTCTCCTCAGTTGCCATCGGCAGAAAAAAAGATCCCAAAACAGGGCTTATGGTTGATGTGTTCGGAACAGAATTTACAAGTACCATAGACGGTCCCATGGTGAATCATACCAAACAAGGGGGATTCCGGCTGAAAGACATAACAAAGTGGAAAGAGATCATGCCCGACATTGACCTGTCAGCCATTGACTGGGAAGAGGATGCTAATATTGTCAGGAATAAACTCACAAAGCCTGGGCAGGCCATTAATTATACAGGAGCCTGGCTCTGGGAACAAATGCATTACATGATGGGCTTTGAAAACGCGCTGGCCTCTCTTGTGGAGGAACCTGAAGCCAGCTTTGAGCTGCTGAATGCTCTGGCAGACTTTTATATTGAAGCTCTTAAATATGCCTGTAAATATCTGAAGCCGGATATGATCATGGTCCAGGATCATGTTGCCACCCACAAAGGCCTGTTGATCTCTCCCAAAACATTCCGGGAGCTGATCAAACCAGTAGAAAAAAGAGTCGTTGACGCGATTCTGGAGATTGGTGCCTATCCGGAAATCCACGTGGACGGTAATATTGAAGCCATTATCGGGGATTATGCAGAGATAGGATTTAAAGTGATCCAGCCTTTCCAGGTCTTCAATGACATTAACCGCGCAAAAGTAAAATACAGTATGACAGCCATAGGCGGCTGGGATGCCTTTGGACCGGGAAACCAGGAAGATTCCACTGAGGAAGAGATCCGGGCGTCTGTACGTCTTGCCATTGACACCTATGCCCCCGGCGGACGTTATGTCTTCTGGGAATCCGGTGCCACGGATGCTTTTCCGGAAACCGTGAGGATCATCAGGGATGAAGCCAGGATTTATGGTCATCAATACTATAATAAGTAA
- a CDS encoding carbohydrate ABC transporter permease: MRKQKYGHKIWILCMTLATLVMITPIIMMVTTSFKTMEEIKSPVFHLLPEKFSFVNYIDALNGANWVIYFRNSVFITLAAVLFSILFNSISGFAFARLKFKGSKVLFMFILIGLMMPPQVTMLPTFLIMAKFPLAGGNDLLGAGGTGLINSFAGLIIPLVSGSYGIFLCKQFYENFPKSLDEAAEIDGCNKWRTYFTIYLPNSKAIIATLGLTKSVAVWNDYMWPLIMTNSDGMKTVQLALTMFKSDGYILWNQLMAASVIVVIPMVIIFLCAQKYFVQGIVTSGLK; encoded by the coding sequence ATGAGAAAACAGAAATATGGCCATAAGATATGGATCCTATGTATGACATTAGCAACGCTGGTCATGATAACACCCATCATCATGATGGTCACAACATCATTTAAGACAATGGAAGAGATCAAGTCTCCGGTCTTTCACCTGCTTCCGGAAAAGTTTTCTTTTGTGAACTATATAGATGCACTTAACGGCGCGAACTGGGTGATCTACTTCAGAAATTCGGTCTTCATAACCCTGGCGGCGGTATTGTTTTCCATACTGTTTAACTCCATTTCCGGCTTTGCTTTTGCCAGGCTTAAGTTTAAAGGCTCAAAGGTCCTGTTTATGTTCATCCTCATCGGACTGATGATGCCGCCCCAGGTTACCATGCTTCCCACCTTCCTGATCATGGCAAAATTTCCTCTGGCAGGGGGAAATGATCTTTTGGGTGCGGGGGGCACCGGACTGATCAATTCTTTTGCGGGACTGATCATTCCCCTGGTCTCCGGATCTTATGGTATATTCCTGTGTAAGCAGTTCTATGAGAATTTCCCCAAGTCTCTTGACGAGGCAGCGGAAATAGATGGATGTAATAAATGGCGTACCTATTTTACCATCTATCTGCCAAACTCCAAAGCCATCATTGCAACTCTGGGCCTGACCAAAAGTGTGGCTGTATGGAATGACTATATGTGGCCGCTGATCATGACGAACTCAGACGGAATGAAAACAGTGCAGCTGGCGCTTACAATGTTCAAGAGTGACGGGTACATACTCTGGAACCAGTTGATGGCAGCGTCTGTTATCGTAGTGATACCTATGGTGATCATCTTCCTGTGTGCCCAGAAATATTTCGTGCAGGGGATTGTGACTTCGGGATTAAAGTAA
- the dcuC gene encoding C4-dicarboxylate transporter DcuC, whose protein sequence is MLNLIITIVLIAICIFLINKNFNTQLVFLFMGLGLAFAITVVTKTSVANASSGNIYLDIFEALKETFISNFSSTGMSVIPIYAYSVYMNKINSSQVLGQLIARPIAHAKNPYFIGTFLAIMLCGLMRIAIVSAFAIMALVLTTLYPALTRAGMSRQSAIAAIFVGTCFDWGPADFVIAQMTSGIEGFSVPDYFLNASIRVVPIVLIIVALLSGFVLQFIDKRSGYKFGEHRPDKEEEQTTEPLPKFYAVLPLLPLILILAFSPLFHTGISLSVMGAVVISVILVAVIEMLRKKQLRSCFNDILSWFTGMGTAFSNLLTLIICVQFFASMLGRLNGFTFLINTALNAGFNGYILLILFGLLMYMACLMLGDGGVMGITLAPQLLGIAASLGISPYAAILPMQLAYGARCINLGTSPHMQYVTRESQSKFNQILVRCAVPEFLMYALTFIFSLIIL, encoded by the coding sequence ATGCTGAATCTTATTATAACCATTGTCTTAATTGCTATCTGTATTTTTCTGATAAACAAAAATTTCAACACACAGCTTGTATTTCTTTTCATGGGACTGGGCCTGGCTTTCGCCATTACGGTTGTAACGAAAACATCCGTCGCAAACGCATCCAGCGGTAATATCTATCTGGATATATTTGAAGCGTTAAAGGAAACATTTATCTCTAATTTCAGTTCCACAGGTATGTCCGTAATACCGATTTATGCGTACTCTGTGTACATGAACAAGATCAATTCCTCACAGGTATTGGGACAGCTAATCGCAAGGCCGATCGCACACGCAAAAAACCCGTATTTTATCGGTACATTTTTGGCGATCATGCTTTGCGGGTTAATGCGTATAGCCATTGTTTCCGCATTTGCTATTATGGCATTGGTGCTGACTACCTTATATCCGGCGCTCACCCGGGCCGGTATGAGCAGGCAGAGTGCTATCGCCGCAATTTTTGTGGGTACCTGCTTTGACTGGGGACCGGCGGACTTCGTGATCGCCCAGATGACATCAGGGATCGAGGGATTCTCCGTTCCGGATTATTTTCTGAATGCTTCCATCAGAGTCGTTCCTATTGTTTTGATCATTGTGGCATTGTTGTCCGGGTTTGTACTGCAGTTTATTGACAAACGTTCCGGGTATAAATTCGGAGAACACAGACCGGACAAAGAGGAAGAACAGACAACAGAGCCCCTGCCCAAGTTCTATGCTGTTCTGCCGCTGCTTCCGCTGATCCTTATATTGGCATTCAGCCCCCTGTTCCACACCGGAATCTCTCTAAGCGTAATGGGCGCTGTTGTGATCTCTGTCATTTTGGTAGCTGTTATCGAGATGCTGCGAAAAAAACAGCTCCGCTCCTGCTTCAATGATATATTGAGCTGGTTTACCGGGATGGGGACTGCTTTCAGCAACCTGCTCACTTTGATCATCTGCGTACAATTCTTTGCCAGCATGTTAGGCAGACTTAATGGTTTTACCTTCCTTATCAATACAGCCCTGAACGCAGGATTTAACGGTTATATACTATTGATCCTGTTTGGCCTGCTGATGTATATGGCCTGTCTCATGCTGGGTGACGGCGGTGTTATGGGCATCACCCTTGCACCTCAGCTTTTAGGCATTGCGGCATCTCTGGGGATCAGCCCTTACGCGGCTATACTGCCTATGCAGCTTGCATATGGCGCACGTTGTATCAACTTAGGGACAAGTCCCCATATGCAGTATGTCACAAGGGAAAGCCAGTCCAAGTTCAACCAGATATTAGTCCGCTGCGCAGTACCGGAATTTTTAATGTATGCACTGACCTTTATCTTTTCACTGATCATTCTTTAA
- a CDS encoding anaerobic sulfatase maturase produces the protein MPPVSVLMKPASSMCNMKCSYCFYCDEACKRKTKSYGFMSEETLKNVIRKTMLRADQSISFTYQGGEPTLRGMNFFKKAAALEQQYNKKNLMIQHSFQTNGYAVDEKWCRFFKENDYLVGLSVDGTKTIHDACRRDAAGKGTYDCVVRAAKLMDEHEVPYNILTVVTSSVARNIKEIYYDYKEKGWNYQQYIACLDPIGEVRGKASYSLTPKLYGQFLIELFQLWYRDVKRGKQPYIRQFDAWVGMMAGYMPECCDQRGVCGIQNVVEADGSVYPCDFYMMDEYYLGNFNHDRLEDIDCRRREIQFTEKSLEMKAKCRECKYYRLCRGGCRRNFDWDGNTGTYENYFCESYKMFFEVCGEKLKELAGYNTNI, from the coding sequence ATGCCGCCGGTAAGTGTTTTGATGAAACCAGCTTCCAGTATGTGCAATATGAAATGCAGTTATTGTTTTTACTGTGATGAGGCGTGTAAGCGTAAGACGAAATCTTATGGCTTCATGTCAGAAGAGACATTAAAAAATGTGATACGGAAAACCATGCTGCGGGCGGACCAGTCCATTTCCTTTACCTATCAGGGCGGAGAGCCGACACTTAGGGGAATGAATTTTTTTAAAAAGGCGGCAGCACTGGAACAGCAATATAATAAGAAGAATCTGATGATACAGCATTCTTTTCAGACAAACGGATATGCTGTGGATGAAAAGTGGTGCCGTTTTTTTAAAGAGAATGATTACCTGGTGGGACTTTCTGTGGATGGGACAAAGACAATCCATGATGCTTGCCGGAGGGATGCGGCGGGAAAGGGAACCTATGACTGCGTTGTCCGGGCGGCAAAGCTGATGGATGAACACGAAGTGCCGTATAATATACTGACTGTGGTGACTTCTTCTGTGGCCCGTAATATCAAAGAGATTTATTATGATTATAAAGAAAAAGGCTGGAACTATCAGCAGTACATTGCCTGCCTTGACCCTATTGGGGAAGTACGCGGCAAAGCCTCATATTCCCTTACCCCAAAGTTATACGGACAGTTTTTGATTGAGCTGTTTCAACTGTGGTACAGGGATGTGAAAAGGGGAAAACAGCCATATATTCGTCAGTTTGACGCCTGGGTGGGCATGATGGCCGGATATATGCCGGAGTGCTGTGACCAGAGAGGCGTATGCGGAATACAGAATGTAGTGGAAGCTGACGGGAGTGTATATCCCTGTGATTTTTATATGATGGATGAATATTATCTGGGTAATTTTAATCATGACCGGCTTGAGGATATTGACTGCAGGAGGAGAGAAATACAATTCACAGAAAAATCCCTGGAAATGAAGGCAAAATGCCGTGAGTGTAAGTATTACCGGCTGTGCAGAGGCGGATGCAGACGGAATTTTGATTGGGATGGAAATACAGGGACGTATGAAAACTATTTCTGTGAAAGTTATAAAATGTTTTTTGAAGTGTGCGGAGAAAAACTGAAAGAGCTGGCAGGTTATAACACGAATATTTAA
- a CDS encoding uroporphyrinogen decarboxylase family protein produces the protein MNITEKENIRCFYAHKTPDHFPDLSKGLYTHHPILGFAERPILDGTTDWFGVQYSYDELIGTYSVPRAPYVLTDITKWREQVKIPDVEHMDWEKAARLDFISDEIRENMLVSILIQCGIYERYHSLMGMEEAMIALLDEPEDAKDLIDAIGDYKYKLIEKVIMYYKPDIIRQHDDYGTQQAMQMQPDLWRRLIKPHTKRIVELCHSKGVFYEQHSCGIIEPIIDDFVEIGVDSWQGMHINNVPELRKHTGNRLNYHMSLNIPDYQVADAAGWLTEAQLREDVRNTLLSCAGNGCYFTVPASVIGNVNWWGTSVINEEIDNFRREYRY, from the coding sequence ATGAATATCACAGAAAAAGAAAACATACGCTGCTTTTACGCACATAAAACACCGGACCATTTTCCGGATTTATCCAAAGGCCTGTACACTCACCATCCTATTCTGGGATTCGCGGAAAGACCAATCCTGGATGGAACGACTGACTGGTTTGGGGTACAGTACAGCTATGATGAACTGATTGGGACTTACAGCGTTCCGCGCGCGCCCTATGTGCTCACAGACATAACAAAATGGCGGGAGCAGGTCAAAATCCCTGATGTTGAGCATATGGACTGGGAAAAGGCCGCCCGTCTGGACTTTATCAGTGATGAGATCCGTGAAAACATGCTGGTAAGTATATTGATCCAATGCGGCATTTATGAGAGGTATCACTCACTCATGGGTATGGAAGAAGCAATGATCGCCCTGTTGGATGAACCGGAGGACGCAAAAGACCTCATCGATGCCATTGGAGATTATAAGTATAAACTGATCGAGAAAGTGATCATGTATTATAAACCGGATATTATCCGCCAGCATGATGATTATGGAACCCAGCAAGCCATGCAGATGCAGCCTGACCTCTGGCGGCGCCTTATCAAACCACATACAAAAAGAATCGTAGAGTTGTGCCATAGTAAGGGGGTCTTCTATGAACAGCATTCCTGCGGCATCATTGAACCGATCATTGATGATTTTGTAGAAATTGGCGTTGACAGCTGGCAGGGAATGCATATCAATAATGTTCCGGAACTCAGAAAACACACCGGTAACCGCCTAAACTACCACATGAGTCTGAACATTCCGGATTATCAGGTGGCAGACGCGGCTGGCTGGCTTACAGAGGCCCAGCTGCGGGAGGATGTCCGCAATACTCTTCTCTCCTGTGCCGGAAACGGCTGTTACTTTACCGTACCTGCCAGTGTCATAGGAAATGTGAACTGGTGGGGAACATCTGTGATCAATGAGGAGATTGACAACTTCAGACGTGAATACAGATATTGA
- a CDS encoding ABC transporter substrate-binding protein, translated as MKRKLALMCAVLVGVSTILGTTGCGSSGKDGDNSKAASGKAGDETASGSEEKAKIVFLRTGTDNEKKVYWQEMIEGFEKEYPGIEVEYQESPAGDDFETKLNTGFASGTAPDVINFTMASMGTRIPLGQYAPLDEYMEGWDGKEDFLESTMVSGQMGGKQYGIPVLPDPRIIIYNKEMFEEAGLDPNSPPTTWDELLEAHKKLVKKDGDTVVQTGFGLPTSGSTMQHFFSAFIEQNGVKNLVDEETNEILCNAPEAVEAAEFMKQIKDEGIISWDSSNADQNPFQTGLAAITMGADTDFKKWSDSGLEGKIAMAPPLKETKQAAFCGVSFMFMSSETAHPEESWKFIEYISRPENMWKRYEEFGATPVRESLRDRFIEANPEVNPVIFETVACGTGSPKVPYANSVYNIINQAMEEIMYDVSTPQKALDDAAAKIQEEIDNQ; from the coding sequence ATGAAGAGAAAATTAGCGTTAATGTGTGCTGTATTGGTGGGGGTGTCAACCATACTGGGAACCACAGGGTGCGGCAGCTCGGGCAAGGACGGGGATAACAGCAAGGCGGCGTCAGGCAAGGCCGGTGATGAAACAGCTTCCGGCAGTGAGGAGAAAGCAAAGATCGTGTTCTTAAGAACAGGAACAGACAATGAAAAAAAGGTATACTGGCAGGAAATGATCGAAGGATTCGAGAAAGAATATCCGGGCATCGAGGTAGAGTATCAGGAAAGCCCTGCCGGTGATGATTTTGAGACGAAGTTAAACACCGGGTTTGCATCAGGAACAGCGCCGGATGTCATTAACTTCACCATGGCTTCCATGGGGACCAGGATCCCTCTCGGACAGTATGCGCCCTTAGATGAGTATATGGAAGGATGGGACGGAAAAGAGGATTTCCTGGAAAGTACAATGGTATCCGGGCAGATGGGCGGAAAACAGTACGGTATCCCCGTTTTGCCTGACCCGCGTATCATCATCTACAACAAGGAGATGTTCGAGGAGGCAGGACTTGACCCCAACAGCCCGCCGACCACCTGGGATGAGCTTCTGGAAGCACATAAAAAGCTTGTGAAAAAAGACGGCGATACGGTAGTGCAGACCGGTTTCGGACTGCCTACATCAGGAAGCACTATGCAGCACTTCTTTTCCGCATTTATAGAGCAGAACGGAGTGAAGAATCTTGTGGATGAGGAGACCAATGAGATTTTATGCAACGCGCCGGAGGCAGTGGAAGCGGCAGAGTTCATGAAACAGATCAAGGATGAAGGCATAATTTCATGGGACAGCAGTAATGCAGACCAGAATCCGTTCCAGACCGGACTTGCCGCCATTACCATGGGTGCTGATACTGATTTTAAGAAATGGAGCGACAGCGGATTAGAAGGCAAGATCGCTATGGCACCGCCTCTGAAAGAGACAAAACAGGCAGCGTTCTGCGGCGTCAGTTTTATGTTTATGAGCAGCGAAACCGCACATCCGGAAGAGTCCTGGAAATTCATTGAATACATTTCCAGGCCGGAAAATATGTGGAAACGCTATGAAGAATTTGGCGCAACACCAGTGAGAGAATCCCTGCGTGACCGCTTTATCGAGGCCAATCCGGAAGTGAATCCCGTGATTTTTGAAACAGTAGCCTGCGGTACCGGTTCACCCAAGGTTCCCTATGCCAACTCTGTTTATAACATTATCAACCAGGCCATGGAGGAGATCATGTATGATGTGAGCACGCCGCAGAAAGCGTTGGATGATGCGGCTGCAAAGATTCAGGAAGAAATAGATAATCAATAA
- a CDS encoding response regulator, which translates to MRIIIVDDEGITRQWLKKKIEEAGEEYQVVGMFSDGKQALEYCQQENIHVIFTDIMMPVMDGLELLAAVKDLPLNVYKIILSAYDEFHYAREAMRLGANEFILKPEITKEKVKEILCEAEQFVRKQEQENPRQWQEDIFALWFHELLEGKNEADEALTTEFFHVNKIPLKREGLVLAVISHSDDAEDERMTEIISIFLMEQQVTGYCISGGQGKYILIYNQDIRNTREIFLGKLAEVIARHLGSGCFVGASMVKKGYGALKDLYRQAFVAWNNKYFFDSTGVQLYDQMTITQNKDKWYYSDEIKEITRFLDAGELDKAMERTGAFFREAESRDFISQNYLKALGMELLSVYINKVQGYELSDREIACVEQVRVNMGETYAKFTLLSRDILHFQKELTDIIRKKTQQGTYSAAVQKIMDYVDMNYPERISLEEISREVHLNRTYVSVVFKKETGKKLSDHILDVRLKASLGLLQDGTESVQCIAKQCGFFDTSHFNRAFKERYEMTPLEYRKLNLKRIQ; encoded by the coding sequence ATGCGGATCATTATAGTGGATGATGAAGGGATCACACGGCAGTGGTTGAAAAAGAAAATAGAGGAGGCCGGGGAAGAGTATCAGGTTGTGGGGATGTTCAGTGATGGAAAGCAGGCTTTAGAATACTGCCAACAGGAAAACATTCATGTGATCTTTACCGATATTATGATGCCGGTGATGGATGGCCTGGAACTGTTGGCTGCTGTTAAGGATCTGCCTCTGAATGTTTATAAGATCATTCTCAGCGCTTATGATGAGTTCCATTATGCCAGGGAAGCCATGCGGCTGGGTGCCAACGAATTTATACTGAAACCTGAGATAACAAAGGAAAAGGTAAAAGAAATACTCTGCGAAGCAGAACAATTTGTCAGGAAACAGGAACAGGAAAATCCCAGGCAGTGGCAGGAGGATATCTTTGCCCTGTGGTTTCATGAACTGCTGGAAGGAAAAAATGAGGCGGATGAGGCATTAACGACAGAGTTTTTCCATGTAAATAAGATTCCGTTGAAGAGGGAGGGCCTGGTCCTTGCAGTCATTTCCCATTCAGATGATGCGGAAGATGAACGGATGACGGAGATCATAAGCATTTTTCTCATGGAACAGCAGGTTACGGGATATTGTATTTCGGGAGGCCAGGGAAAGTATATATTGATATACAATCAGGATATCAGGAATACGAGGGAGATTTTTTTGGGAAAGCTGGCTGAAGTTATTGCAAGACATTTGGGATCCGGCTGTTTTGTGGGGGCCAGCATGGTAAAAAAGGGGTATGGTGCGCTGAAGGATCTATACCGTCAGGCTTTTGTGGCATGGAACAATAAATATTTTTTTGACAGTACGGGGGTTCAGCTATATGACCAGATGACGATTACCCAGAATAAGGATAAATGGTATTACAGTGATGAGATAAAAGAGATCACCCGTTTTTTAGATGCAGGGGAGCTGGACAAAGCCATGGAGAGAACCGGGGCCTTTTTTCGGGAGGCTGAAAGCAGAGACTTTATCTCCCAAAATTATCTGAAGGCTTTAGGGATGGAGCTGCTTTCTGTTTATATAAACAAGGTACAGGGGTATGAGTTGTCGGACCGTGAGATAGCATGTGTGGAACAGGTGCGGGTGAATATGGGGGAGACTTACGCAAAATTTACTTTGTTAAGCCGGGATATTCTCCATTTCCAGAAAGAACTGACAGATATTATCCGAAAGAAAACACAGCAGGGGACGTATTCCGCAGCAGTACAAAAGATAATGGACTATGTGGATATGAATTATCCCGAAAGGATCTCTCTGGAAGAAATATCCCGGGAGGTACACTTGAACCGCACCTATGTTTCCGTTGTCTTCAAGAAGGAGACCGGAAAAAAATTAAGCGATCATATCCTGGATGTGAGACTGAAAGCTTCCCTTGGCCTTCTGCAGGATGGAACGGAATCCGTCCAGTGTATTGCAAAACAATGCGGATTTTTTGATACCTCGCATTTTAACCGTGCCTTCAAGGAGAGATATGAGATGACACCCCTGGAATACCGGAAATTGAATCTAAAGAGGATACAATAA
- a CDS encoding carbohydrate ABC transporter permease, producing the protein MAGAAAKKRKKSRYDTCAYIMIFPAYFVFTVFILIPIGFVLFYSVTDFNLYSSPNIVGLKNYINLLKDSDFLISVKNTLAYTVLTLFSQLALGLLMAVMLYRKSKLIPAFRTAFYLPNVMSMVCMSMVWLWIYDPTYGLLNSILKLFGASTRQWLQDPKMAMGCIIIMSIWKGCGYSMVIFLSGLTSIPDSLYEAASLDGANGIKKFLHITWPLLKPTTFFLLVTGIMNSFSVFEQINLMTNGGPLNKTTTIVHQIYRRGFLEFKMGYASAISVVLLLFSLLITIGVFKFGGSGQDIDVS; encoded by the coding sequence ATGGCAGGCGCGGCAGCGAAAAAGAGGAAGAAAAGCAGGTATGATACCTGTGCCTATATTATGATTTTTCCAGCATACTTTGTATTTACGGTCTTTATATTGATACCCATAGGTTTTGTGCTTTTTTACAGTGTGACGGACTTTAACTTATACAGCTCCCCCAACATTGTGGGACTGAAGAATTATATCAATTTGTTAAAAGATTCGGATTTTTTGATCTCAGTGAAGAATACCTTGGCGTATACGGTTTTGACTTTGTTTTCCCAGTTGGCGCTGGGACTTCTGATGGCAGTGATGCTATATAGAAAGTCAAAGCTGATTCCTGCGTTTCGGACAGCCTTCTATTTGCCGAATGTCATGTCAATGGTTTGTATGTCAATGGTCTGGCTCTGGATCTATGACCCCACCTATGGATTGCTGAATTCTATTTTAAAATTATTCGGGGCCTCCACCAGACAATGGCTCCAGGACCCCAAAATGGCCATGGGCTGTATCATTATCATGAGTATATGGAAGGGCTGCGGGTATTCCATGGTCATCTTCCTGTCGGGACTGACTTCTATACCGGATTCCTTATATGAAGCCGCGTCTCTGGACGGGGCAAACGGGATCAAAAAGTTTCTTCACATTACCTGGCCCTTGTTAAAGCCCACCACATTCTTTCTGCTGGTTACCGGGATCATGAACAGCTTCTCCGTATTTGAGCAGATAAACCTGATGACAAACGGAGGACCGCTGAATAAGACCACCACCATTGTTCATCAGATATACCGGCGCGGCTTCCTTGAATTTAAGATGGGCTATGCCAGTGCTATTTCTGTAGTTTTACTGCTGTTTTCGCTGTTGATCACAATAGGCGTGTTTAAGTTCGGCGGCAGTGGTCAGGATATTGATGTTTCATAA